Part of the Kitasatospora sp. NBC_00374 genome is shown below.
ATGGTGCCCTCGTCGTTGAACCAGACCTCGTACGCCTTGTCGGCCGGCAGGGCCGGCAGCCCGGAGGCGAGGAACCCGGCCTGACCGAGGCTCTGCGACCAGACCACCGTGCCGACGCCGCCGGCGGCCGTGGCGGTGCTGGTGCGGGCGTCGGGTGCGGTGAGCAGGGTGCTGAAGCGGGCCTGCTGCTGCTGGAGGACGGCGGCCTCGGCCTTGGCCTGCTCGGCCTGGTCGTGCTGCTGGTACGCGAGGCCGCCCAGCGCGGCCGCGACGGCCACGGAGGCGGCCAGCGCGAGCTTGGGCCACTGGCGGGCCAGGCGGCCGGGGCGGCGGCCGGCGCCGTCCTGGTCCGGCTCCGAGGAGGCCGGGGCGAGCTGGCGGACGGTACCGATCCCGGCCAGCACCCGGGCCTTCAGCTCGGCGGGCGGCACGACGGCCTCGGCCGAGCCCAGCCGGGCCAGCGTGGCGGTGAACTCGCGGACCTCCTGCGCGCAGGCCGGGCACTGCGCCAGGTGCTCTTCGAAGGCGTGGCGTTCGGCCTCGCCGAGGGCGTGGGCCGCGTAGGCGCCGGTGAGTGTGTGCAGATCGGCGGTGGTCGTCATGATCCCACCCCCAGGCAGTCGCGCAGCCGGATCAGGGCGTCGCGCATACGGGTCTTGACGGTGCCCAGCGGCGATCCGAGCATGTCGGCGACCTCCCGGTAGGAGTAGCCCCGGTAGTACGCCATGGTGACCGACTCCCGCTGGAGCTCGGTCAGGCCCTGCAGACAGCGCCGGACCTGCTCGCGTTCGAGCCGGCCCTCGACCTGTTCGGCGACC
Proteins encoded:
- a CDS encoding anti-sigma factor domain-containing protein is translated as MTTTADLHTLTGAYAAHALGEAERHAFEEHLAQCPACAQEVREFTATLARLGSAEAVVPPAELKARVLAGIGTVRQLAPASSEPDQDGAGRRPGRLARQWPKLALAASVAVAAALGGLAYQQHDQAEQAKAEAAVLQQQQARFSTLLTAPDARTSTATAAGGVGTVVWSQSLGQAGFLASGLPALPADKAYEVWFNDEGTMRPAGLLPGPDGSLLLAGGIHGAAGIGVTVEPAGGSAHPTGAPMMLLDFT